AATCCTTTTTTACCGAAGAAGAAGAAGCAGTAATCAGAAGAGGAAGGAATGCCAAATCCGGTACGATTCCGAAAAACACCGATGTCCAAACCTACAGATACAGCACTGCTTTTGAAGCCGTCATAGGATATTTGTTTCTTGGAAAAAAAGAAAGCCGGCTGAACGAACTGGTGGGTGCGGCGCTAAGAATAAAAACGACGGGAGGGGAATCACAATGAGCACCCAGCATGATTATGTGATTGGTAAAAATGCAGTCATTGAAACGTTAAAATCCAATCGGACGCTATACAAGCTCTGGATGGCGGAGAATACAGGAAAAGGACAAGCGCAGCAGGTGATTGACCTGGCAAAAGATCAAGGAATCACTATCCAGTATGTCCCGAGAAAAAAACTGGATCAGATGGTTTCCGGCAATCATCAAGGAGTTATTGCCCAAGTGGCGGCTTACGATTATGCAAATGTTGACGATCTTTTTCGAAAAGCTGCGGAAAAAAATGAACAGCCGTTTTTTCTCGTATTGGATGAAATAGAAGACCCTCATAATTTGGGATCAATTATGCGGAC
This window of the Bacillus gobiensis genome carries:
- a CDS encoding Mini-ribonuclease 3 produces the protein MLELEEIKDFKQLNGLALAYIGDAVFEIYVRHHLLKLGIVKPNELHKRSSQLVSAKSQARILFNLQEQSFFTEEEEAVIRRGRNAKSGTIPKNTDVQTYRYSTAFEAVIGYLFLGKKESRLNELVGAALRIKTTGGESQ